In one bacterium genomic region, the following are encoded:
- a CDS encoding cupredoxin domain-containing protein — protein sequence MDPIGFWKLIAGLAFMVGIFWFLYFRNRSGPSGTREERRLQQAETKLKSGVLEPAHLEFKVNRPVQLLIHRFDLDPADEIFEIAELEIYELLPAGHTTVIAFLPERKGKFKIILGAEREAGVVRVV from the coding sequence GTGGACCCAATAGGCTTTTGGAAGTTGATTGCAGGTCTCGCCTTCATGGTTGGGATCTTCTGGTTTCTCTACTTCCGGAACCGCTCAGGTCCCTCTGGAACCCGAGAAGAGAGGAGACTCCAACAGGCCGAAACAAAGCTCAAGAGCGGAGTCCTCGAGCCAGCCCACCTCGAATTCAAAGTCAATCGGCCGGTCCAGTTGCTGATTCACCGCTTTGATTTGGATCCCGCCGACGAGATTTTTGAAATTGCGGAGCTCGAAATCTACGAGCTACTCCCTGCCGGTCACACGACAGTCATAGCTTTTCTGCCCGAGCGGAAGGGCAAGTTCAAGATTATTCTCGGCGCGGAACGGGAGGCGGGGGTAGTGAGAGTGGTGTAA
- a CDS encoding helix-turn-helix domain-containing protein, whose amino-acid sequence MVILSVQEAAKFLGKTPAALRNGYKRWGVPHFRLGGQIKFTQEALQEWVEKGMTVETGTGAPAKNGRRIRRAVETKPTSHTGTHVA is encoded by the coding sequence ATGGTTATTCTCAGTGTTCAGGAGGCTGCGAAGTTTCTCGGAAAGACCCCGGCCGCTCTGCGTAACGGCTATAAGCGGTGGGGGGTTCCACACTTCCGGCTCGGCGGCCAGATTAAGTTCACTCAAGAAGCCCTTCAGGAATGGGTGGAAAAAGGGATGACCGTCGAGACGGGAACGGGCGCACCAGCCAAAAATGGTCGCCGCATCCGCCGGGCGGTGGAAACGAAACCAACTTCGCATACGGGCACGCACGTCGCCTGA
- a CDS encoding RNA-binding protein: MATRLYVGNLPFSATEDELREVFGAHGTVEAVELMMDRATGRPRGFAFVQMDADGAKAAIEKLDGQQMGGRTLNVNEARERTAERPSRPRRESRW, encoded by the coding sequence ATGGCAACACGTCTTTATGTTGGAAACCTTCCGTTCAGCGCGACGGAAGACGAATTGCGTGAAGTGTTTGGTGCTCATGGCACCGTCGAAGCAGTCGAGCTCATGATGGATCGCGCCACGGGTCGTCCCCGCGGGTTCGCCTTCGTGCAGATGGACGCTGACGGAGCCAAGGCTGCTATCGAGAAGCTCGATGGTCAGCAAATGGGTGGCCGCACGTTGAATGTCAACGAAGCCCGCGAACGTACGGCAGAGCGCCCCTCGCGCCCGCGCCGCGAATCCCGCTGGTAA
- a CDS encoding cupin domain-containing protein — MIKRLLECEEFTAGDETQLREILHPDKQVLALGYSLAYAKLAPGLTSLLHRLKTSEVYYILKGLGKVELDGQSSEVGPGDTVYIAPYSTQRITALGPEDLEFLCIVDPAWREEDEEIL; from the coding sequence ATGATAAAGCGACTGCTTGAATGTGAAGAGTTTACAGCCGGAGACGAGACCCAATTGCGGGAAATCCTGCATCCAGATAAGCAGGTGCTTGCGCTGGGCTACTCTCTGGCTTATGCAAAACTCGCTCCCGGGCTAACTTCTTTACTTCACAGGCTCAAGACCAGCGAAGTCTATTACATCCTCAAGGGTCTCGGAAAGGTTGAGCTTGATGGCCAGTCCTCAGAAGTCGGCCCGGGCGACACCGTCTACATCGCCCCCTATTCAACTCAGCGGATCACCGCTTTGGGTCCCGAGGATTTGGAGTTTCTTTGTATTGTTGACCCGGCATGGCGGGAAGAGGACGAGGAAATCCTCTAA
- a CDS encoding VOC family protein produces the protein MHSFCHIELVTTDLAQAADFYTKLFGWKVVPMMENYWMIDLNGESAGLSAGLVKMDKIVDNGGQNYVEVEDINATLAKAEKLGAKTVQEKRPLPENMGFIAMFALPDGYLLGIFSRK, from the coding sequence ATGCACAGCTTCTGCCACATTGAGCTTGTCACCACCGACCTTGCTCAGGCTGCCGACTTCTACACCAAGCTCTTCGGCTGGAAAGTCGTCCCGATGATGGAAAACTACTGGATGATCGACCTGAACGGCGAGTCAGCGGGCTTGTCCGCCGGATTGGTCAAAATGGATAAGATTGTGGACAATGGGGGCCAAAACTATGTTGAAGTTGAGGACATCAATGCCACACTTGCCAAAGCCGAGAAACTCGGGGCCAAAACCGTGCAAGAAAAGCGGCCACTCCCTGAAAATATGGGATTTATCGCAATGTTCGCGCTACCGGACGGCTATTTACTGGGAATATTCTCTCGAAAATAG
- a CDS encoding thioredoxin family protein: MTLRKGLFISTALLLCGLAGALFYPKQISAAALEIGASAPGFELKDVSGQMVSLSGGAGEKGTLIVFTCNHCPFAIAYEDRLIALANEFQAQGINFIAISPNDPKIKPEDGYEAMQKRAKDKGLPYPYLINEDGAIAKAYGAARTPEAFLLDNNLKVVYAGRIDDNTEVKEVKTHDLRNALTKLLEGKASEIDPKKTAAFGCTIKFRK; encoded by the coding sequence ATGACGCTACGTAAAGGTCTCTTTATTTCGACAGCACTTCTGCTCTGCGGCTTGGCCGGAGCCTTATTTTATCCAAAGCAAATCTCCGCGGCTGCTCTGGAGATCGGGGCCAGCGCACCCGGATTTGAACTGAAGGATGTGAGCGGCCAAATGGTTTCGTTGTCCGGCGGAGCCGGCGAAAAGGGGACGCTGATCGTCTTCACCTGTAATCACTGCCCGTTTGCCATTGCCTATGAAGACCGATTGATCGCCTTGGCCAATGAGTTTCAAGCACAGGGTATCAACTTCATCGCCATCAGCCCGAATGATCCGAAGATCAAGCCCGAGGATGGCTACGAAGCGATGCAAAAGCGCGCCAAAGACAAGGGCCTGCCGTATCCGTATCTGATTAATGAAGACGGAGCGATTGCCAAGGCCTACGGCGCGGCACGCACGCCCGAAGCCTTCCTGCTGGACAACAACTTGAAGGTCGTCTATGCCGGTCGGATTGACGACAATACGGAAGTTAAAGAAGTTAAGACGCATGATTTGCGGAACGCGCTGACTAAACTTCTCGAAGGCAAAGCCAGCGAGATTGATCCCAAGAAGACCGCTGCGTTCGGCTGCACGATCAAGTTCAGGAAGTAA
- a CDS encoding T9SS type A sorting domain-containing protein, which produces MRVRLATWLCAFGVLLSLHSLLHASPWVVGYSGAPGTQSCASSCHGGGSGTVVLQGFPESYFPDSTYLIQLTSSGQSIKNFNASCRVGTGSLMAGILMGSGNTVTYSVPAELNGVHLSVLDQATAQFFWIAPPEGSGEVRLYVAAHQGNEDGPNTSLVLVATENESSSAGEWMPSAFELSPPYPNPFNSNTQLTLTLTRESNTVVRIFDVTGREVSTLLSERLGAGQHRLEWNAAHATAGLYFMTVESGDFRQTQKLVYLP; this is translated from the coding sequence ATGCGGGTCCGCCTCGCAACTTGGTTATGCGCGTTCGGAGTGCTGCTGAGTCTGCACAGTCTTCTGCATGCCTCACCATGGGTAGTGGGTTACTCAGGCGCGCCGGGTACTCAATCCTGCGCATCTTCCTGTCACGGTGGAGGAAGCGGCACGGTAGTTCTGCAGGGATTTCCCGAGAGCTACTTTCCTGATTCGACATACCTGATTCAATTGACGAGCAGCGGCCAAAGCATCAAGAATTTCAACGCCTCCTGCCGCGTGGGAACAGGTTCGCTGATGGCCGGTATACTGATGGGCAGCGGCAACACAGTGACCTATTCAGTTCCGGCGGAATTGAACGGTGTGCATCTTTCAGTTCTTGACCAAGCGACGGCACAGTTCTTCTGGATTGCACCTCCGGAGGGCAGTGGAGAAGTCCGGTTGTATGTCGCTGCGCATCAAGGCAATGAGGACGGCCCCAATACAAGTTTGGTGCTCGTTGCGACGGAGAACGAATCCTCTTCCGCCGGAGAGTGGATGCCGAGTGCCTTCGAGTTATCGCCTCCGTATCCCAATCCGTTCAACAGCAATACGCAGTTGACGCTAACGTTGACACGCGAGAGCAACACGGTAGTTCGGATATTCGACGTGACGGGACGGGAAGTCAGCACGCTGCTTTCCGAGCGACTGGGCGCGGGACAACACCGCCTTGAATGGAATGCGGCTCACGCAACCGCGGGACTTTATTTCATGACTGTTGAAAGCGGCGATTTCCGGCAGACGCAAAAGCTGGTCTATCTTCCATAG
- a CDS encoding T9SS type A sorting domain-containing protein: MKRILLLLLLACVHASYATIHIVNVNALSFSPANLTIQQGDTVRWIKPAGGFHNVVEVSTPPVFNSGEPTSNAFTYNFAFNAPLSGTYNYECIVHAFSGMTGTVTVQGGGNPPDAPTYLGPMNGATGQPTNGTLSWNPSAGAEHYIVRLGTSNPPPVVNNNFTGTTYNYSGLSDGTMYWWQITAVNQFGPADGNIWSFTTAVPIPLPGQATNPDPADGSTNVQITTTLVWDAASNAVSYEIFLGTAEPLVSIGTTNLTSIQPPSDLSHETTYLWRVNSINETGTTAGLLWSFTTEAASAADDAVLPKSFKVGAAYPNPFNNNVRINLSVAQESQLQARIFDISGREVTTLANGRMNAGEHRLEWNAAGQSAGLYFLHVTGAGITQTQKLIYLP; the protein is encoded by the coding sequence ATGAAGCGGATTCTACTCTTGCTTCTGCTGGCTTGCGTGCATGCAAGCTATGCTACCATTCACATCGTCAACGTCAATGCCTTGTCATTTTCTCCGGCGAATCTTACGATTCAGCAGGGAGACACCGTGCGCTGGATCAAACCTGCGGGCGGATTTCACAACGTCGTGGAGGTTTCTACTCCGCCGGTCTTCAACAGCGGCGAACCGACCAGCAACGCGTTTACGTACAACTTTGCCTTCAACGCGCCGCTTTCCGGCACATACAACTACGAGTGTATTGTGCATGCCTTCTCGGGCATGACGGGCACTGTGACGGTTCAAGGCGGAGGCAATCCTCCGGACGCCCCGACGTATTTGGGTCCGATGAATGGCGCAACGGGTCAGCCGACCAACGGAACGCTGTCGTGGAATCCCTCCGCCGGCGCTGAACATTACATTGTTCGGCTGGGAACCAGCAATCCGCCGCCCGTCGTGAACAACAATTTCACCGGCACGACTTACAATTACTCCGGCTTGAGCGACGGAACGATGTATTGGTGGCAGATTACGGCAGTCAATCAATTCGGCCCTGCCGATGGCAATATCTGGTCCTTCACTACTGCCGTGCCGATTCCGCTGCCCGGTCAGGCGACCAATCCGGATCCTGCGGACGGCTCAACGAACGTGCAGATCACAACGACGTTGGTGTGGGACGCTGCGAGTAACGCGGTGAGCTATGAGATTTTTCTCGGCACGGCAGAGCCGTTGGTCTCCATCGGAACTACCAATCTGACCTCGATTCAGCCTCCGAGCGATCTGTCGCATGAGACGACGTATCTTTGGCGTGTGAATTCGATTAATGAAACGGGAACCACGGCCGGTTTGCTGTGGAGTTTCACGACGGAAGCGGCTTCCGCGGCGGATGACGCCGTACTTCCCAAGTCGTTCAAAGTCGGCGCGGCCTACCCGAATCCGTTCAACAACAATGTGCGAATCAACCTGTCGGTGGCTCAAGAGAGCCAGCTGCAGGCGCGCATCTTTGACATCTCCGGACGTGAGGTCACGACGCTGGCAAACGGCAGGATGAATGCGGGCGAGCACCGTCTTGAGTGGAACGCCGCAGGTCAGTCTGCGGGCCTCTACTTCCTGCATGTGACAGGCGCAGGCATCACGCAAACACAAAAACTCATCTATCTGCCTTAG
- a CDS encoding T9SS type A sorting domain-containing protein produces MIRSALLALCLFVYAVSSVANPSNRGYSGAPGSLGRCASSCHGLGVGTVQVSGFPTDYVPDSTYLITIAALSGQSIKNFNGSVRVGTGSVTAGVITAGQGTQTYSVAQEQNGVHLSQLDRQSATFNWRAPAAGTGVVRMYVAAHQGNRDQGPNTNITLVANELVQLNPPNQASNPAPANGAENVSLPVTLSWSAATGATFYELFLGEPESLMSLGTTTTTTFTPPDVMAGMTYWWRVDAINEAGTNTGEVWSFTTEAQSSVHEDVVPREFVMGAAYPNPFNPVVQVDLSIPFTTELTARIYDRTGRLAATLVDRASVSGAVRLGWNASGHAAGLYFLKCECNGFTQTQKLVYLP; encoded by the coding sequence ATGATCCGCTCCGCCTTGCTTGCGCTTTGTCTGTTCGTTTACGCAGTTTCGTCAGTTGCTAATCCATCAAATCGTGGCTACTCCGGCGCTCCCGGGTCGCTGGGACGCTGTGCATCGTCGTGTCACGGATTGGGAGTCGGCACGGTGCAAGTCAGCGGCTTTCCCACAGACTATGTTCCGGACTCAACATATCTGATTACGATCGCCGCGTTGTCAGGACAGTCGATCAAGAACTTCAACGGGTCGGTGCGAGTCGGAACCGGATCCGTCACGGCGGGCGTCATTACGGCAGGTCAGGGCACTCAAACGTACAGCGTCGCACAGGAGCAGAATGGCGTTCACCTGTCGCAATTGGACCGGCAAAGTGCAACGTTCAACTGGCGTGCGCCTGCTGCAGGCACGGGTGTGGTGAGGATGTATGTGGCGGCGCATCAGGGCAACCGCGATCAGGGACCGAACACGAATATCACGCTCGTGGCAAACGAGCTTGTGCAACTCAATCCCCCCAACCAAGCAAGCAATCCTGCCCCTGCGAATGGAGCAGAAAACGTGAGTTTGCCAGTGACTCTCAGCTGGAGCGCGGCGACGGGTGCAACGTTCTACGAGTTGTTCTTGGGTGAACCAGAGTCTCTGATGTCACTGGGGACGACGACTACCACGACATTCACGCCACCTGACGTCATGGCAGGCATGACCTATTGGTGGCGGGTGGATGCCATCAACGAAGCGGGAACAAACACCGGAGAGGTGTGGAGCTTTACGACTGAAGCTCAGTCCTCCGTGCATGAAGATGTTGTGCCCCGAGAGTTCGTGATGGGGGCCGCATATCCGAATCCGTTCAACCCCGTCGTTCAAGTTGATTTGAGTATTCCCTTCACTACTGAACTGACCGCACGGATCTACGACCGCACGGGACGGCTTGCTGCAACGCTCGTCGATCGCGCGAGTGTTTCAGGAGCAGTGCGATTGGGGTGGAATGCAAGCGGTCATGCCGCGGGACTCTACTTCCTGAAGTGTGAATGCAATGGCTTCACGCAAACGCAGAAATTAGTCTATCTTCCGTAG
- a CDS encoding aldehyde dehydrogenase family protein has translation MRHMDHFPLMIPGAKPAGRTDVVAPFDRKPIASVENAGAEAIEMALNTAHNLFSDHDAWLPLPKRLEILEKLQRIILARSEELALEAAREGGKPLIDSRVEVARAADSIRVCIETMRTDAGREIPMNLNPASQGKLAVTRREPIGVVVAISAFNHPLNLIAHQVGPAVAAGCPVIVKPADDTPLSCFRFVQMLREAGLPEEWCQACITNDLTVAEKLATDPRVAFLTFIGSAKVGWMLRSKLAPGARCALEHGGIAPVIVAEDADWRAAVAPIAKAGFYHAGQVCVSAQRIYVHESIAFEFAEALAEVAKKQKVGDPTLNDTEIGPLIRPQEVTRVNMWVREAVAEGAVPLSGAEPLSETCYPCTVLWNAPEQSKVSTQEIFGPVICVYPYKQLDDAIARANNTPFSFQAAVYTRSIDTAMRAYSRLNGSAIMVNEHTAFRVDWMPFAGLKHSGFGVGGIPYSIRDMQVEKMLVIKSLNLT, from the coding sequence ATGAGGCACATGGACCACTTTCCATTGATGATTCCGGGAGCCAAGCCCGCAGGGCGCACCGATGTTGTGGCTCCCTTCGACCGTAAGCCAATTGCATCTGTGGAGAATGCCGGAGCGGAGGCGATTGAGATGGCCCTGAACACCGCTCATAATCTGTTCAGTGATCACGACGCCTGGCTTCCGCTGCCAAAACGTTTGGAAATTCTCGAGAAGCTGCAAAGGATTATCCTCGCACGGTCTGAGGAGTTGGCACTCGAAGCAGCGCGGGAGGGTGGCAAACCACTGATAGATTCACGTGTTGAAGTCGCTCGCGCCGCCGACAGTATTCGTGTCTGCATCGAGACCATGCGCACAGACGCAGGTCGTGAGATTCCGATGAACCTGAACCCGGCATCTCAGGGAAAGCTCGCCGTCACCCGCCGCGAACCGATTGGCGTGGTCGTTGCGATTAGCGCATTCAACCATCCGCTGAACCTCATCGCACATCAGGTCGGCCCAGCCGTCGCCGCGGGATGCCCGGTGATAGTAAAGCCCGCCGACGACACTCCACTTTCCTGTTTTCGCTTTGTCCAGATGCTGCGCGAAGCGGGTTTGCCGGAGGAGTGGTGTCAGGCGTGCATTACGAATGACTTAACCGTCGCAGAGAAACTTGCCACCGATCCGCGTGTAGCCTTTCTCACTTTCATCGGCAGCGCGAAGGTGGGATGGATGTTGCGCTCCAAACTTGCACCCGGCGCACGCTGTGCTCTTGAGCATGGCGGAATTGCGCCTGTGATCGTTGCGGAGGATGCCGATTGGCGTGCCGCCGTCGCCCCGATTGCCAAAGCAGGCTTCTATCACGCCGGGCAGGTCTGCGTTTCTGCACAGCGCATCTATGTCCATGAGTCCATAGCCTTTGAGTTTGCGGAAGCACTTGCCGAAGTCGCCAAGAAGCAGAAAGTCGGTGACCCGACTCTGAATGACACCGAAATCGGCCCGCTGATTCGCCCGCAGGAGGTCACCCGCGTGAACATGTGGGTGCGCGAGGCGGTGGCTGAAGGCGCCGTGCCGCTTAGTGGAGCCGAGCCGTTATCTGAAACCTGCTATCCCTGTACGGTGCTGTGGAACGCGCCGGAGCAATCCAAAGTTTCCACTCAGGAAATCTTCGGCCCGGTAATCTGTGTTTATCCCTACAAGCAACTCGACGATGCCATTGCGCGTGCGAACAACACCCCCTTCTCGTTTCAAGCGGCAGTGTACACACGCAGCATCGACACAGCGATGCGAGCCTATTCGCGTCTGAACGGTTCGGCAATCATGGTTAATGAACACACCGCTTTCCGGGTGGATTGGATGCCGTTTGCCGGGCTGAAGCACTCGGGATTCGGAGTCGGCGGCATCCCCTATTCCATCCGCGATATGCAGGTTGAGAAGATGCTCGTCATCAAGTCGCTGAATCTCACATAG
- a CDS encoding DUF819 family protein produces MTEPLLSSPASVLAVLAITAATFFWLERKTRWKLFEFVPPLLFIYLLPVAFSNGGIIPAKSPVYTQLSDLALPMFLTLLLLNVDVAATFKVMGKGVFVMLAGTLGVVLGAPIGYALVAGQLGPEAWKGFGTLAGSWIGGTGNMAGVAEGLGTSGTDFGLAVIADNGIYLIWLPILLASKNIADRFHKFTGVSDDRVHQMKAAAEALQVKKEPLAMRHLVYLLAIGFAVTALSEMIAAVLPPMEPVVSEKTYRILLVTTFGLILSATPARRIPGSQELAMALIYLFVANMGAKASLEGLAGQAPWFLLGAGVWILIHGAFLLLAARLFKVDVHTAAIASAANIGGAASAPVVAACHDERLVPVSILMAMIGYAIGNYGGFAAAYLCSLFAP; encoded by the coding sequence ATGACCGAACCACTGCTTTCCAGTCCCGCCTCGGTGCTCGCCGTCCTGGCCATCACCGCTGCGACCTTTTTCTGGCTTGAGCGCAAGACGCGCTGGAAGCTCTTCGAGTTTGTCCCTCCGCTATTATTCATCTATCTGTTGCCAGTCGCCTTTTCCAACGGCGGCATAATCCCTGCCAAATCGCCTGTCTATACTCAGCTTTCGGATCTTGCGCTCCCGATGTTCCTCACGTTATTGCTCCTTAACGTCGATGTCGCTGCCACCTTCAAAGTCATGGGCAAAGGGGTGTTCGTGATGCTTGCCGGAACGCTGGGAGTGGTGCTTGGTGCTCCGATCGGCTATGCGCTGGTAGCGGGTCAGCTTGGGCCGGAAGCATGGAAAGGTTTCGGCACGCTGGCTGGAAGCTGGATAGGCGGGACGGGGAACATGGCGGGAGTTGCAGAAGGTCTGGGCACAAGCGGCACCGACTTCGGCCTTGCGGTGATTGCCGACAACGGGATCTACCTGATCTGGTTGCCGATTCTGTTAGCTTCGAAAAACATCGCCGACCGCTTTCACAAGTTTACCGGAGTCTCTGACGACCGCGTGCATCAGATGAAGGCGGCTGCCGAAGCGTTACAGGTCAAGAAAGAACCGCTCGCAATGCGCCACTTGGTCTATCTGCTCGCGATTGGTTTTGCGGTGACTGCACTATCCGAAATGATTGCGGCAGTCCTGCCGCCGATGGAGCCAGTGGTCTCAGAAAAGACCTATCGTATTCTGCTCGTCACAACTTTTGGGTTGATACTATCCGCCACTCCTGCGCGCCGCATTCCCGGTTCACAGGAACTTGCGATGGCGCTCATCTACCTCTTTGTCGCAAACATGGGCGCGAAGGCGAGCCTCGAGGGACTTGCCGGCCAGGCGCCGTGGTTTCTATTAGGCGCAGGCGTGTGGATTCTCATTCACGGTGCATTTCTGCTATTGGCGGCACGGCTCTTCAAAGTGGACGTGCATACTGCGGCTATCGCCTCGGCGGCCAACATTGGCGGCGCTGCATCTGCTCCTGTGGTGGCGGCCTGTCACGATGAGCGATTGGTGCCGGTTTCGATTCTGATGGCAATGATCGGTTACGCAATCGGTAACTACGGAGGATTCGCGGCTGCCTACTTGTGCAGCCTGTTCGCACCATGA
- a CDS encoding cation:proton antiporter, with protein MSHEIPMFYDLAIILACSLPVLFLSRRIGLPPIAGFVLTGILIGPSGLGFIKSMDHVESSAEVGVILLLFIVGLELSLSGLKSMSHRVLFTAIAQVIVTTGVITALMMSLGFSFSTSLIAGFIVTGSSSAVVLKPLADKGELATTMGQMVVAICVVTDLAAVPMMMTLGILGSGDFSMYFVSIRVALLVIWLLALYLLGRWVIPALMRWLVKIQAPEAILLFAILVLLVIGALSSLAGLSLALGAFAAGIILSENEFTAHIYSQVQSFGVLFSSLFFVSIGMLMDLSFVAMNFDKVVLVCAAVVVIKTVVVVLISPGLGMTLRERVQGGIYLAQISEFSFVLLSAALASALITNFEFQYFIAASSVTLALTPLIMQVAPHVAYRAGRRLGSEVPQNIVELPEQSRPKPAVLIVGFGLNGHNVARVLREAGIYYEILEFNPKTVQQARDEGEIIHYGDVTHTGFLEYLTVGEFDSVVLAISDPAATRRAVTTIHRLNPNAHLIVRTKYVAEVEELERLGATLVVPEEFETSLRIFVELLTHYHIPPHIVAAQVEAVRSQSYGALRGTAIGGDRLSQLLMQRLVEAVPIAENSKARAKTLHALGFSNESRCQVIALLRGGCSYAGDFLNTPLEVNDLVVLYGDHAALNLGVAALVPPR; from the coding sequence ATGAGTCACGAGATTCCGATGTTCTATGATCTCGCGATCATACTGGCCTGCTCCCTTCCGGTGCTGTTTCTTTCGCGCCGGATCGGGCTTCCGCCAATTGCGGGGTTTGTCCTCACCGGGATTCTGATCGGCCCTTCGGGGCTGGGATTTATCAAGAGCATGGATCACGTCGAATCTTCCGCGGAAGTCGGTGTGATCCTGCTGCTCTTTATCGTGGGTTTGGAGCTCTCGCTCTCCGGGCTGAAAAGCATGTCACACCGGGTCCTGTTCACCGCGATTGCACAGGTCATCGTCACAACCGGAGTCATTACCGCGCTGATGATGTCTTTGGGATTTTCCTTTTCCACGTCGCTCATCGCAGGCTTCATTGTCACGGGATCTTCTTCGGCAGTTGTGCTTAAGCCTCTCGCGGACAAGGGCGAGCTTGCCACGACTATGGGTCAAATGGTCGTGGCGATTTGCGTCGTGACCGACCTGGCCGCAGTTCCCATGATGATGACATTGGGAATTCTTGGAAGCGGCGACTTCTCAATGTACTTTGTGTCGATACGCGTTGCGCTTCTGGTGATCTGGTTATTGGCTCTCTACTTGCTTGGGAGATGGGTCATTCCAGCGCTGATGCGCTGGCTGGTTAAGATACAGGCCCCCGAAGCAATTCTGCTGTTTGCGATTTTGGTTCTGCTGGTGATCGGCGCCCTGAGTTCTCTCGCTGGACTATCGCTCGCGCTCGGCGCCTTCGCTGCAGGAATAATTCTCTCTGAGAACGAGTTCACCGCTCACATCTACTCGCAGGTTCAATCGTTCGGTGTGCTGTTTTCCTCGCTCTTCTTCGTGTCCATCGGCATGCTCATGGACTTGTCGTTCGTTGCGATGAACTTTGACAAAGTAGTCCTTGTCTGTGCAGCCGTTGTGGTAATCAAGACTGTCGTCGTCGTGCTGATCTCTCCGGGATTGGGCATGACGCTTCGGGAACGTGTGCAAGGCGGTATCTATCTGGCTCAAATCAGTGAATTCTCTTTCGTATTGCTCTCCGCAGCTCTCGCCAGTGCCCTTATCACAAACTTTGAGTTCCAGTATTTCATTGCAGCCTCCAGCGTGACGCTGGCATTGACGCCGTTAATCATGCAAGTCGCGCCGCATGTGGCGTATCGTGCCGGAAGACGACTGGGAAGTGAAGTACCGCAGAATATCGTAGAACTTCCCGAGCAGTCTCGTCCCAAGCCCGCGGTTCTGATAGTCGGGTTTGGACTGAACGGACATAATGTTGCGCGAGTCCTGCGTGAGGCTGGAATTTACTACGAGATTCTTGAATTCAACCCGAAGACAGTGCAGCAGGCCCGTGACGAAGGTGAGATTATTCACTACGGTGATGTCACGCACACCGGTTTTCTGGAGTATCTGACCGTCGGAGAATTTGACAGCGTGGTACTCGCAATCTCGGACCCTGCGGCCACGAGACGCGCTGTCACAACAATTCATCGACTGAATCCGAACGCACATCTGATCGTGCGCACAAAATACGTTGCAGAAGTCGAAGAACTGGAGCGGCTGGGCGCGACACTTGTCGTTCCCGAGGAGTTTGAAACCTCGCTGCGCATCTTTGTCGAGTTGCTCACCCATTATCATATCCCGCCTCATATCGTTGCGGCGCAGGTGGAAGCGGTGCGCAGTCAAAGTTACGGAGCGTTGCGCGGGACAGCAATTGGTGGCGACCGGCTTTCTCAGCTCCTCATGCAGCGGCTTGTCGAGGCCGTCCCGATTGCCGAAAACAGCAAAGCGCGCGCAAAGACTTTGCACGCGCTGGGATTCTCGAACGAGAGCCGCTGTCAGGTTATCGCGCTATTGCGGGGCGGCTGCTCATATGCAGGTGACTTTCTGAATACGCCGCTCGAAGTAAATGACTTGGTCGTCCTTTATGGCGACCATGCCGCGCTTAATCTGGGCGTTGCGGCTCTGGTCCCGCCGAGGTAG
- a CDS encoding PGPGW domain-containing protein: MKSHKQISTERERQARNSAFATALRLVRTLIGFTVLGVGVLLIVLPGPAFIVIPIGLAILATEYAWARRYLRRFKEGGEKLGAIFFRKREEKSTSAGPEPQRPD, from the coding sequence ATGAAATCACACAAGCAGATCAGCACGGAACGAGAACGGCAAGCACGCAACTCAGCGTTCGCGACCGCGCTCAGGTTGGTGCGGACTCTCATTGGTTTCACAGTATTGGGAGTCGGTGTTCTGCTGATCGTGTTGCCCGGTCCGGCCTTTATTGTCATCCCCATTGGCTTGGCGATTTTAGCGACCGAGTATGCCTGGGCCAGAAGATACCTGCGGCGCTTCAAGGAAGGTGGCGAAAAGCTCGGCGCAATCTTCTTCAGAAAGCGAGAAGAGAAGTCTACCTCGGCGGGACCAGAGCCGCAACGCCCAGATTAA